CCGTTTTACTTACGCCTGCTGCGGCTCGCCGACCAGCTTAATGGCGGCCGAGTTGATGCACAGGCGCAGGCCGCTGGGCGGCGGGCCGTCGGGAAAAACGTGGCCCTGGTGGGCGTCGCAGACGTTGCAGAGCACTTCCACGCGGGTCATGCCGTAGCTGGTGTCTTTCTTGTAGCGGATGGCGTTTTCCTGCACCGGCTGGGTGAAGCTCGGCCAGCCCGTGCCGCTTTCGAACTTGGTGCGCGAGTCGTAGAGCGGGGTGCCGCAGCACACGCAGGCGTAGAGGCCCGCCTCGTGGGCTTCGCAGTATTCGCCGGTGAAGGCCCGCTCGGTGCCGTGCTGCCGCGTGACGTGGTACTGCTCGGCGGTGAGCTGCTGCTTCCACTCGGCATCGGTCTTTTCTACGCGCCGGTCGGGCGCCGGGCTGCCGTGGTTGGCCAGCCGGATAACATCATTCCAGGTTTGCATATCTAGGTTGGGGGTGAAATTCAGAGAAACTACCTTTTGCCAAACGCGGCGAGTGGGCGGGAAGTTTTGCTACTCGTCAATTCCCCAACTCCATAGCACGCATTCATCCCAGCCTCCCCCGGGCTTGCGCCGGTAGAGTAGCAGCGAACGGGATTCGCCCGTTACCCAGCCGCTGTACTGCCAAACAACAACCCGGTTATAATCGGCGCTAAACAACGGCAGCGTAAAGGCACAATAGGACTGCTGCCGGTCGCGGCGCCGGGTGCGGTGGATGGTCCTGAAAGTCGGCCACCGGGGCAGCATCCGCCGGCGGTAGGCAGCCTCCATCTGCCGCAAGTCGGCGAGGCTAAACGCAGCCGGGCAGTGCAGCCGGCGCCATGTTTCCCGGAAACCAGACCGTTGAGCCGGCGCGTAAATTGTCGTGTCGGCCGAGTGCAGAATAAATAGTCGATACTTGAAAACCCGGCTGGTATCACTGCCCGTTGCGTATTTGTAGGCCATGCTGCTGTCACCAGGAAACAAGGCGGTAAGGCCGTTTTGGTCAGCGACGGGCCAGTAAACAGGCTTTTCATACAGGCGCCGAATAGTGGTTTTCTGCCTTACGCTGGTCAGCTTCCAGCGCATGAAGTTGATAGTGGCCGTATCGTAGGAGGCTGTGGGCGCGGGCTGGGCCGTGGCTCGCAGGCTTACCAATAGAAGCACAAATACATAAAAACGCATACTCTATACTTGCCGGTGTTTTCTCGAAGATGCCACAACACGGAAGAATCCACATTACCCGCCATGAAAATCCTTACCGCCGCCCAAACCCGCCAGGCCGACCAGGCCACGCTACGGGAACAGAACATTTCGTCGGCCACCCTGATGGAGCGCGCCGCCGCGGCCTTCACCCAGTGGCTGATGGCCCGCCAGAGCCCGGCCGAAGCGGGGGAAGTGCTGGTGTTCTGCGGCCCCGGCAACAACGGCGGCGACGGGCTGGTGGCGGCGCGCCTGCTGCACGGGGCCGGCTACGCGGTGCGCGTGTTCGAGCTGCCCGCCGACCGGTATTCCGCCGACTTCGAAGCCAACCGGCAGCGGCTGCCGGCGCCGGTGCCCATCAGCACCGTGCGGGCCGATGCGCTTCCCGCCGTGCCACCCGCCGCCCTGGTCATCGACGCGCTGTTTGGCACGGGTTTGTCGCGCCCCTTGTCGGGGCTGGCGGCGGCGCTGGTGCAGCATCTGAATCAGGCCGGGGCCCGCATCGTGGCCGTGGATATGCCCTCGGGCCTGCTGGCCGACGCGCCCCAGCCGCCCGACTCGCCCATCATCCGGGCCCGGCACACGGTTAGCTTCGAGCTGCCCAAGCTGGCGTTTCTGCTGCCCCAGAACGCGCCCTACGTCGGTCAGTGGCACACGGTGCCCATTGGGTTGAGCCGCGAGTTTCAGGCGGCGGCCGACGGCAACCGGTACTTCGTGGATGCCACGCTGCTGGCCGGGCGCCTGCCCCGGCGGGCCAAGTTCGGCCACAAGGGCACCTACGGGCACGCCCTGCTGCTGGCCGGCAGCCGGGGCAAAATCGGGGCGGCGCTGCTGGCCGCCCAGGCCTGCCTGCGCAGCGGCGTGGGGCTGCTCACGGTGCGCACCCCGGCCGTGGGCTACGACATTCTGCAAACCGCGGCCCCCGAAGCTATGGCCCTCCCCGACTCCAGCCCCGACTACCTCAGCGAGCTGCCCGACCTGAAATCCTACTCGGCCATTGGCATTGGTCCCGGTTTAGATAAGGCCGACAGCGCCCGGCAGGTGCTGGAAAAGCTGCTGCGCGCGGCTACCGTACCGCTGGTCGTTGATGCCGACGCGCTGAACATGCTGGGCGCTAACCCCGAGCTGCTGGCCCTGCTGCCCCCCGATTCTATCCTGACGCCCCACCCCAAGGAGTTTGAGCGCCTGGCCGGCCCGGCCCGCGACGACTACCACCGCCTGGACCTACTGCAAGAATTTTGCCGCGCCCACCAGTGCTACACCGTGCTGAAAGGGGCCTACACCTGCCTGGGCACGCCCGATGGAGCCCTGTACTTCAACAGCACCGGCAACCCCGGCATGGCCACCGGCGGCAGCGGCGACGTGCTGACGGGCGTGCTCACCGCCCTGCGCGCCCAGCATCTATCGGCCCTCGACGCGGCCCTGCTGGGCATCTATGCCCACGGCCGCGCCGGCGACCTGGCCGCCCAGCACACGGGCGAGGCCGGCCTCGTTGCCGGCGACCTGACCCGGTTTCTGGGCCCGGCCCTACAGGAGCTGACTACCGCCGAAGCATTCTGACTAATTTCTCCGGTCAGCGTCGGGCTGTAGAGACGCAATATTTTGCGTCTCGTCGTTGAACGACCGGAACCGCGCCTTCTCGTAGCGGAAAACTACCAGTCGTCACCGTGCAACGACGAGAACCGCGCCTTCTCGTAGCGGAAAACTACCAGTCGTCACCGTGCAACGACGAGACGCAAAATATTGCGTCTCTACTACCCTAACAAACTGCTCTACGTGGCCCAGTACACGGCCAGAAACTGCACCACCATGATGCCGTCGGCCAGCAGGGCGAAGTAGTAATCGGGGCGGGTTTCGTCGGCAAACCAGATGATGAACCCGGTCAGCACCGTGGGCAGGGTCAGGACGAGCAGGTGGGTGGCGCTGAGGCCCGGCGGGATGAGCAGCGCCGATACGGCCAGGCTGAGCAGGGCTATGGCTTTGGCGGCCCGAATCCCGAAAATGCCCGGAAACGTGCGCGTGCCGCTGAGCAGGTCCTTGGTGTAGTCACGAATATCGAACACGAAGGCCAGGGCCAGGATAAAGAAGAAGCGGCGGCTGAAGAGCACCATCACGACCGGGGCCATCAGGGCTTTGCCCAGATACAAGGCCGGCACCCACACGGTAATGGCCGCCCAGACGTAGGCAATCAGGAATACCTTGAGCAGGGGTAGGTCGCGCAGGGCCCGCCAGTGCCCGCGCAGCTTCAGAATGGGAAAGGAATATAGCAGGGAAATAGCGGCCAAATGCCCCAGAAACAAGGTCAGGTGGCGCCAGCCGTCGAGCCAGAACAGCAGCGCGGCCACGGCCAACGAGCCCAGGGCCAGCAGAAACAGCTCCCGCCGGTGCTGAATCATCCAGAGCTTGCGCCCGGACAATACCGCCTGCTGCCGGAACTTGTAGGGCAGCACGCTGTCGATGTTGTAGAGAAACAGCGTGGCCGTGAAAATCAGGGTGGCCAGCCGAAAGGGAATGTGCACGCGCCAGAACAGGAACGTGGCCCAGGTGAGACTGGTAGCGGCGGCGGCGACCAGCACGCTGCTGTACAGCGTGGCATCGAGGCAGCGCTTCAGGCCGGCAGAAAAGGCAGGAACGGCGGCCGCTGGTTTGTCGCTGACTTGGCGCATGGCTCCGGGCGTCTGGGAGTAAGAATCAAAAAGCAAGAACGCCCCGCCGCAAAGATAGGGTTCCGGCCGCTACCGGCCGGTTTCGGCGTGGCGGGCATCCACCGGCTTCGACTCGGGCGAGCCTTGCTGCCGCAGAAAGATGGAAAGCCCCACGATGGACACGATGGAGAGAAACTCGCTTTGCCAGTTCTGGAACGACTGAAACCAGAACCGGGACGTGGCCAGAAACTCCCGGAGCGAAACGGCACCTTTCCCTTGCTGATGCTCAATATTATACATTATACACGTCCAGGCCACCCTGGGCGTGCAGCCACAGCCGGGCAACAGGCCCATAACGTAAAATCCCCGCCAACCGGGCCGGTCAGCGGGGAATCTACCTATTGGCAGTCGAATGGACTACAGCTCCACGCCGGTCGACTTTTTCACGCCCGAGGCGTCGAAGGTCTCGTTGTAGAGCTTGATGCTGTCCTCGATGATGCGGTAGGCATCTTCGCGGCCCATGAAACGCTCTACCGTTACCTGCTTGTGTTCCAGGGCTTTGTAGTCCTCGAAGAAGCGGCGCATTTCCAGCAGGGTGTGCGGGGGCAGGTCGGCAATGTCGTTGTAGTGGTTCACGGAAATGTCGTTGGCGGCCACGGCAATGATTTTGTCGTCTTCCTCGTCGCCGTCAATCATCTGCATCACCCCGATTACCTTGGCATCGACCAGGCACATGGGCACGATGTCGACCGAGCAGATAACCAGAATGTCGAGCGGGTCTTTGTCGTCGCAGTAAGTCTGCGGGATGAAGCCGTAGGCGGCGGGGTAGTGCACGGCCGAGAACAGCACCCG
This window of the Hymenobacter aquaticus genome carries:
- the msrB gene encoding peptide-methionine (R)-S-oxide reductase MsrB, which encodes MQTWNDVIRLANHGSPAPDRRVEKTDAEWKQQLTAEQYHVTRQHGTERAFTGEYCEAHEAGLYACVCCGTPLYDSRTKFESGTGWPSFTQPVQENAIRYKKDTSYGMTRVEVLCNVCDAHQGHVFPDGPPPSGLRLCINSAAIKLVGEPQQA
- a CDS encoding NAD(P)H-hydrate dehydratase, translated to MKILTAAQTRQADQATLREQNISSATLMERAAAAFTQWLMARQSPAEAGEVLVFCGPGNNGGDGLVAARLLHGAGYAVRVFELPADRYSADFEANRQRLPAPVPISTVRADALPAVPPAALVIDALFGTGLSRPLSGLAAALVQHLNQAGARIVAVDMPSGLLADAPQPPDSPIIRARHTVSFELPKLAFLLPQNAPYVGQWHTVPIGLSREFQAAADGNRYFVDATLLAGRLPRRAKFGHKGTYGHALLLAGSRGKIGAALLAAQACLRSGVGLLTVRTPAVGYDILQTAAPEAMALPDSSPDYLSELPDLKSYSAIGIGPGLDKADSARQVLEKLLRAATVPLVVDADALNMLGANPELLALLPPDSILTPHPKEFERLAGPARDDYHRLDLLQEFCRAHQCYTVLKGAYTCLGTPDGALYFNSTGNPGMATGGSGDVLTGVLTALRAQHLSALDAALLGIYAHGRAGDLAAQHTGEAGLVAGDLTRFLGPALQELTTAEAF
- a CDS encoding UbiA prenyltransferase family protein; translation: MLFDSYSQTPGAMRQVSDKPAAAVPAFSAGLKRCLDATLYSSVLVAAAATSLTWATFLFWRVHIPFRLATLIFTATLFLYNIDSVLPYKFRQQAVLSGRKLWMIQHRRELFLLALGSLAVAALLFWLDGWRHLTLFLGHLAAISLLYSFPILKLRGHWRALRDLPLLKVFLIAYVWAAITVWVPALYLGKALMAPVVMVLFSRRFFFILALAFVFDIRDYTKDLLSGTRTFPGIFGIRAAKAIALLSLAVSALLIPPGLSATHLLVLTLPTVLTGFIIWFADETRPDYYFALLADGIMVVQFLAVYWAT
- a CDS encoding DUF6766 family protein: MYNIEHQQGKGAVSLREFLATSRFWFQSFQNWQSEFLSIVSIVGLSIFLRQQGSPESKPVDARHAETGR
- a CDS encoding inorganic diphosphatase: MAHFNPWHDVERGENAPAVVNGIIEIPKGSKGKYELDKDSGMLKLDRVLFSAVHYPAAYGFIPQTYCDDKDPLDILVICSVDIVPMCLVDAKVIGVMQMIDGDEEDDKIIAVAANDISVNHYNDIADLPPHTLLEMRRFFEDYKALEHKQVTVERFMGREDAYRIIEDSIKLYNETFDASGVKKSTGVEL